From one Gemmobacter sp. genomic stretch:
- the cysQ gene encoding 3'(2'),5'-bisphosphate nucleotidase CysQ, protein MDFDKLVSEMRRLALEAGDAIMAIYDSPDFDVRSKSDASPVTAADEAADALIAAGLRAAFPDVTLITEEQAASHALTASTFLIVDPLDGTKEFVQRRGDFTVNIAYVENGVPLRGVVYAPAKGRLFYTIADGTAVEESGAFARDTAGPVTPLKVSAPDNGALMVVASKSHRDQATDDYIAKYAVKDMTSAGSSLKFCLVATGEADLYPRLGRTMEWDTAAGDAVLRGAGGHVVRFDDHTPLAYGKQGWDNPFFIAYAPGVTLK, encoded by the coding sequence ATGGATTTCGACAAGCTGGTTTCAGAGATGCGCCGCCTGGCGCTGGAGGCGGGCGACGCCATCATGGCCATCTATGATTCGCCCGATTTCGACGTGCGGTCCAAATCCGACGCCAGCCCCGTGACCGCCGCCGACGAGGCCGCCGATGCCCTGATCGCCGCCGGCCTGCGCGCGGCCTTCCCCGATGTGACGCTGATCACCGAGGAACAGGCCGCCAGCCATGCGCTGACCGCCAGCACCTTCCTGATCGTCGATCCGCTGGACGGCACCAAGGAATTCGTGCAGCGCCGCGGCGATTTTACCGTGAACATCGCCTATGTGGAAAACGGCGTGCCGCTGCGCGGCGTGGTCTATGCCCCGGCCAAGGGGCGGTTGTTCTACACCATCGCCGACGGCACCGCGGTTGAAGAATCCGGCGCCTTTGCCAGGGACACGGCCGGCCCGGTCACTCCGCTGAAGGTGTCGGCTCCCGACAATGGCGCGCTGATGGTGGTGGCCTCTAAGTCGCACCGCGACCAGGCGACCGATGATTACATTGCGAAATATGCCGTCAAGGACATGACCAGCGCCGGGTCGAGCCTGAAATTCTGTCTGGTGGCCACCGGAGAGGCCGATCTTTACCCGCGCCTGGGCCGCACGATGGAATGGGACACCGCCGCCGGCGATGCCGTGCTGCGCGGCGCGGGCGGCCATGTGGTGCGGTTCGATGACCATACGCCGCTGGCCTATGGCAAGCAGGGCTGGGACAATCCCTTCTTCATCGCCTACGCGCCCGGCGTGACGCTGAAATAG
- the galU gene encoding UTP--glucose-1-phosphate uridylyltransferase GalU produces the protein MKKKVTKAVFPVAGLGTRFLPATKSIPKEIMTLVDRPLIQYAIDEARAAGIKEFIFVTSRGKSALEDYFDDAPELESALRKKGKTELLEELRSTNMDSGAIAYVRQNRPQGLGHAVWCARRLIGDEPFAVLLPDDVIAAEKPCLQQMVEAYAEVGGNMVAAMEVAPEKASSYGVLDVAEDMGSVVRAKGMVEKPAFGTAPSNLAVIGRYILSPKVLQNLNRLRQGAGGEIQLTDAIAEETEAGTVHGFRFRGQRYDCGSKAGFLQATVAFGLARPELHDELADFLTHMVALPKAAQ, from the coding sequence ATGAAGAAAAAGGTCACCAAGGCGGTGTTTCCGGTTGCGGGGCTTGGCACCCGCTTCCTGCCTGCCACCAAGTCGATCCCGAAAGAGATCATGACCCTGGTGGATCGACCGTTGATTCAATACGCCATCGACGAGGCCCGCGCGGCCGGCATCAAGGAGTTCATCTTTGTCACCTCCCGCGGGAAATCCGCGCTGGAGGATTATTTCGACGACGCCCCCGAGCTGGAAAGCGCCCTGCGAAAGAAGGGCAAGACCGAGTTGCTGGAGGAGTTGCGCTCCACCAACATGGATTCGGGCGCCATCGCCTATGTGCGCCAGAATCGCCCGCAGGGTCTGGGCCATGCCGTCTGGTGTGCCCGCCGCCTGATCGGTGACGAACCCTTTGCCGTGCTGCTGCCCGATGACGTGATCGCGGCGGAAAAGCCCTGTCTGCAGCAGATGGTCGAAGCCTATGCCGAAGTCGGCGGCAACATGGTTGCCGCGATGGAAGTGGCCCCGGAAAAGGCATCGTCCTATGGCGTGCTGGACGTGGCCGAGGATATGGGCTCGGTCGTGCGCGCCAAGGGCATGGTGGAAAAGCCGGCCTTCGGCACCGCGCCGTCCAACCTGGCGGTGATCGGGCGCTACATCCTGTCGCCCAAGGTGCTTCAGAACCTCAACCGCCTGCGTCAGGGTGCCGGCGGCGAGATCCAGCTGACCGATGCCATCGCCGAGGAAACCGAGGCTGGCACCGTCCACGGCTTCCGCTTCCGCGGCCAGCGCTATGACTGCGGGTCCAAGGCCGGGTTCCTGCAGGCCACCGTGGCCTTCGGTCTGGCCCGCCCGGAACTGCATGACGAACTGGCGGATTTCCTGACCCACATGGTCGCGCTGCCCAAGGCGGCGCAATAA
- a CDS encoding glycosyltransferase family 2 protein, which translates to MQARTPAAPAQHPSAPLLSRLWDAWRLRLRRRYLVARAIRRRRQLRALADRTAAIRPGDILLFSTMRNEDQRLPHFLAHYRRLGVAHFLIVDNDSTDGTAALLADQPDVSLWRTGHGYKQSRFGMDWMNWLLLRHGHGHWTLTVDADELLIYPHWETRPLPALTGWMDDRGLPAMGTLMLDLYPQGPVDAAPHQPGDDPVQVMPWFDAGNYMMRCQPQLGNLWIQGGPRARRFFATEPRRAPTLGKVPLVKWHWRYAYVSSTHTLLPRHLNQVHATDGGERLSGVLMHTKFLNTIVAKSVEEKARRQHFANSALYDGYYDDLAQAPDLWCHRSARYQGWRQLEALGLMSRGGWV; encoded by the coding sequence ATGCAGGCGCGGACACCGGCTGCCCCCGCGCAGCACCCGTCCGCGCCCCTTTTGTCCCGGTTGTGGGATGCCTGGCGCCTGCGGCTTCGCAGGCGCTATCTTGTTGCGCGGGCCATCCGCCGCCGCCGCCAGCTGCGCGCCCTGGCCGACCGCACCGCCGCCATCCGGCCCGGCGATATCCTGCTGTTCTCCACCATGCGGAACGAGGATCAGCGGCTGCCGCATTTCCTGGCGCATTATCGCCGCCTTGGCGTGGCGCATTTCCTGATCGTCGACAACGACAGCACCGATGGCACGGCCGCATTGCTGGCCGATCAGCCCGACGTGTCGCTGTGGCGGACCGGGCATGGCTACAAGCAGTCGCGCTTTGGCATGGACTGGATGAACTGGCTGCTGCTGCGCCATGGTCATGGCCACTGGACCCTGACGGTCGATGCCGACGAACTGCTGATCTATCCGCATTGGGAAACCCGCCCCCTGCCCGCGCTGACCGGCTGGATGGACGACCGCGGCCTGCCCGCGATGGGCACGCTGATGCTGGATCTGTATCCGCAGGGGCCGGTGGATGCCGCCCCCCACCAGCCCGGCGACGATCCGGTGCAGGTGATGCCGTGGTTCGATGCCGGCAACTACATGATGCGCTGCCAGCCCCAGCTGGGCAACCTGTGGATCCAGGGCGGCCCGCGCGCGCGGCGGTTCTTTGCGACCGAACCGCGTCGCGCGCCCACCCTGGGCAAGGTGCCGCTGGTGAAATGGCACTGGCGCTATGCCTATGTCAGCTCCACCCACACGCTGCTGCCCCGCCACCTGAACCAGGTTCATGCAACCGACGGCGGCGAACGGCTGTCCGGGGTGTTGATGCATACGAAATTTCTTAACACCATCGTTGCAAAATCCGTCGAGGAGAAGGCGCGGCGCCAACATTTTGCCAACAGTGCGCTGTATGACGGCTACTACGACGACCTCGCGCAGGCGCCCGACTTGTGGTGCCACCGCTCGGCACGCTATCAGGGATGGCGGCAGCTGGAAGCGCTGGGTCTGATGTCGCGCGGGGGCTGGGTCTGA
- a CDS encoding glycosyltransferase family 2 protein — MRLQRRRWRLRALWRRRELTPVQDRTADIRGQDILACVCLRNERVRLPYFLDYYRKLGVRHFLVIDNGSDDGSREWLAEQADVSVWTTTASYKRARYGLDWQNWLLRRYGHGHWCLTVDPDEFLVYPFCDTRPLRALTDWLDASSVRAFAAMMLDMYPKGRIDEQPYAEGQDPFEIACWFDSGNYTIKRNNRLGNLWIQGGPRARTFFASRPERAPALNKIPLVKWHRSYAYVSSTHMLLPRGLNLVYDDGGGEKASGCLLHAKFLDTMTTKAEEEMQRRQHFAASVEYAAYRDGLKTHPDLWCKWSEKYINWRQLEILGLMSKGNWA; from the coding sequence ATGCGCCTGCAACGCAGGCGGTGGCGGCTGCGCGCGCTGTGGCGGCGACGCGAGCTGACGCCCGTGCAGGACCGCACCGCCGACATCCGCGGGCAGGATATCCTGGCCTGCGTCTGCCTGCGCAACGAACGGGTGCGGCTGCCCTATTTCCTGGACTATTACCGCAAGCTGGGCGTGCGGCATTTTCTGGTCATCGACAACGGATCCGACGATGGGTCACGCGAATGGCTGGCCGAACAGGCCGATGTGTCGGTCTGGACCACGACCGCCAGTTACAAGCGCGCCCGCTATGGGCTGGACTGGCAGAACTGGCTGCTGCGGCGCTATGGCCATGGCCACTGGTGCCTGACGGTCGACCCGGATGAATTCCTGGTCTATCCGTTCTGCGACACCCGGCCGCTGCGCGCGCTGACGGACTGGCTGGATGCCTCGTCGGTCCGGGCCTTTGCGGCGATGATGCTGGACATGTATCCCAAGGGCCGGATCGACGAACAGCCCTATGCCGAAGGGCAGGATCCGTTCGAGATTGCCTGCTGGTTCGACAGCGGCAACTACACGATCAAGCGGAACAACCGGCTGGGCAACCTGTGGATTCAAGGGGGGCCGCGCGCGCGCACCTTCTTTGCCAGCCGGCCGGAAAGGGCGCCGGCGCTGAACAAGATCCCGCTGGTGAAATGGCATCGCAGCTATGCCTATGTCAGTTCCACCCACATGCTGCTGCCGCGGGGGCTGAACCTGGTCTATGACGATGGCGGCGGCGAAAAGGCCAGCGGCTGCCTGCTGCATGCCAAGTTCCTGGATACGATGACCACCAAGGCCGAAGAAGAAATGCAGCGCCGCCAGCATTTTGCCGCAAGTGTCGAATATGCTGCCTACCGCGACGGGTTGAAGACCCATCCCGATCTGTGGTGCAAATGGTCGGAGAAATACATCAACTGGCGCCAGCTCGAAATCCTCGGGCTGATGTCTAAGGGGAACTGGGCGTAA
- a CDS encoding beta-1,6-N-acetylglucosaminyltransferase: protein MGLGFIMLCHTALHRAAQVARYWAEAGCPVVIHVDARVRQRAYDKLVQELKDVADIRFSRRHPCDWGTWGLVAATLDASELMLKDFPAVQHVYLASGSCLPLRPVGELQDYLAARPRTDFIESVTTADVGWTVGGLNHERFTLSFPFSWRKHRRLFDSFVTLQRHLRIRRRIPQGLVPHLGSQWWCLTRATLSAIVNDPHRARNDRYFRRVWIPDESYFQTLVRTHSTTVESRSLTLSKFDHQGKPHIFYDDHLQLLRRSDCFVARKIWPQANRLYREFLTRADAAQPRAEPSPGKIDRLFSKATERRVRGRAGLYMQSRFPREGWENGRTAQAYSVFGGFGDLFEGFDSWLSKTIGGRVHGHLFAPDRVHFAGGETIYNGCLSDSAALRDYDPRLFLTSLIWNTRGERQCFQFGPRDMQDIGWFMAMDPNAQISVITGAWAVPLFRTKGDFSDLRREAARLQKIESDHIATLRNNHAKAKVRVWNLAEFLEDPMEPLQSIVDEISPAALRRLAEAPRLADLTGFGRFIQDLRNQGMQPTLVGDIPLDEGPAPATSRRARPYLVK from the coding sequence ATGGGCCTTGGGTTCATCATGCTGTGCCATACCGCGCTGCACCGTGCCGCGCAGGTCGCCCGTTACTGGGCCGAGGCCGGCTGTCCGGTAGTCATCCATGTCGATGCGCGGGTCCGCCAGCGCGCCTATGACAAGCTGGTGCAAGAGCTGAAGGATGTGGCCGACATCCGCTTTTCCCGCCGACACCCTTGCGACTGGGGCACCTGGGGGCTGGTCGCCGCCACGCTGGATGCGTCGGAACTGATGCTGAAGGATTTTCCCGCCGTCCAGCATGTCTATCTGGCGTCCGGGTCGTGCCTGCCGCTGCGGCCGGTGGGCGAATTGCAGGACTATCTGGCCGCCCGCCCCCGCACCGATTTCATCGAAAGCGTGACGACCGCCGATGTCGGCTGGACGGTCGGCGGCCTGAACCACGAACGCTTTACCCTGAGCTTTCCGTTCAGCTGGCGCAAGCATCGCCGGCTGTTCGACAGTTTCGTCACCCTGCAACGCCACCTGCGCATCCGCCGGCGCATTCCGCAAGGTCTGGTGCCGCATCTGGGCAGCCAGTGGTGGTGCCTGACGCGGGCCACGCTGTCGGCCATCGTGAACGATCCGCACCGCGCCCGGAACGACCGCTATTTCCGCCGCGTCTGGATCCCCGATGAAAGCTATTTCCAGACGCTGGTGCGCACGCATTCCACCACGGTGGAAAGCCGGTCGCTGACCCTGTCGAAGTTCGACCATCAGGGCAAGCCGCACATCTTCTATGACGATCACCTGCAACTGCTGCGCCGGTCGGATTGCTTTGTCGCCCGCAAGATCTGGCCGCAGGCGAACCGGCTGTACCGCGAGTTTCTGACCCGCGCCGATGCCGCCCAACCCCGCGCGGAACCCAGCCCGGGCAAGATCGACCGGCTGTTTTCCAAGGCCACCGAACGGCGGGTGCGGGGCCGGGCGGGCCTCTACATGCAAAGCCGTTTCCCGCGCGAGGGCTGGGAAAACGGCCGCACCGCGCAGGCCTATTCGGTGTTCGGCGGTTTTGGCGACCTGTTCGAGGGGTTCGACAGCTGGTTGTCGAAAACCATCGGCGGGCGCGTGCATGGCCATCTGTTCGCGCCCGACCGGGTGCATTTTGCCGGCGGCGAAACCATCTACAACGGCTGCCTGTCCGACAGCGCCGCCTTGCGCGACTACGACCCGCGGCTGTTCCTGACCTCGCTGATCTGGAACACACGCGGCGAACGGCAGTGCTTCCAGTTCGGCCCGCGCGACATGCAGGACATCGGCTGGTTCATGGCCATGGATCCCAACGCGCAGATCTCGGTCATCACCGGGGCCTGGGCGGTGCCGCTGTTCCGCACCAAGGGCGATTTTTCCGATCTGCGGCGCGAGGCGGCGCGGCTGCAAAAGATCGAATCCGACCATATCGCCACCCTGCGCAACAACCATGCCAAGGCGAAGGTCCGGGTCTGGAACCTGGCCGAGTTTCTGGAAGATCCGATGGAACCCCTGCAATCCATCGTCGATGAAATCAGCCCCGCCGCCCTGCGCCGTCTGGCCGAGGCGCCGCGCCTGGCCGACCTGACCGGGTTTGGCCGCTTTATCCAGGATCTGCGCAACCAGGGCATGCAGCCCACGCTGGTGGGCGACATTCCGCTGGACGAGGGTCCGGCCCCCGCCACCAGCCGCCGCGCCCGCCCCTATCTGGTGAAGTGA
- a CDS encoding nodulation protein NodH, producing the protein MPPARPFDRFIVLAAMRTGSNFLEANLNALPGVTCHGEAFNPHFIGKKDKADYMGITLEMREDDPFALIAAMEDGTDGLSGFRFFHDHDPRVLDRMLADPRCAKVVLTRNPLESYVSLKIAQATGQWKLGDARRRREGRAHFDAAEFEAHVIALQDFQVQILRSLQTSGQTAYWIGYEDVGDLAVLNGLAAFLGVSARLEAPDDSVKKQNPEPLEDLVENPAEMAAGLARLDRFNLSRTPNFEPRRGAAVPSFIAATGAPLICLPIKGGPEAQLRGWLAALGDTPGLAEGMNQKALKQWQKANPGARSFTVLRHPLARAHAAFAERILSGAAGEVRGVLKRAWKIDLPPPDRLHKLTPEAQAEAFLKFLGFLKGNLAGQTSVRIDASWASQMTVIQGFSTQLPPDLILREDRLAEGLAYLATEAGVPCPPLPAADPLPGHPLAAILTPDHEAAAREAYGRDYMAFGFGDWVPFR; encoded by the coding sequence ATGCCCCCTGCCCGGCCTTTCGACCGTTTCATCGTGCTGGCCGCCATGCGCACCGGATCGAACTTTCTGGAAGCCAACCTGAACGCCCTGCCCGGCGTCACCTGCCATGGCGAGGCGTTCAATCCCCATTTCATCGGCAAGAAGGACAAGGCCGATTACATGGGCATCACGCTGGAGATGCGCGAGGATGATCCCTTTGCCCTGATCGCCGCGATGGAGGACGGGACCGATGGCCTGTCGGGCTTTCGCTTTTTCCACGATCACGACCCGCGCGTGCTGGACCGCATGCTGGCCGATCCGCGCTGCGCCAAGGTGGTGCTGACGCGCAATCCGCTGGAAAGCTATGTCTCGCTGAAGATCGCGCAGGCCACCGGGCAATGGAAGCTGGGCGATGCCCGGCGCCGGCGCGAAGGCCGGGCGCATTTCGATGCGGCCGAGTTCGAGGCGCATGTGATCGCCTTGCAGGACTTTCAGGTGCAGATCCTGCGCAGCCTGCAAACCAGCGGGCAGACGGCCTACTGGATCGGGTACGAGGATGTCGGCGACCTGGCGGTGCTGAACGGGCTGGCGGCATTCCTGGGCGTATCGGCGCGGCTGGAGGCGCCGGACGACAGCGTCAAAAAGCAGAACCCCGAACCGCTGGAGGATCTGGTCGAGAACCCGGCCGAGATGGCGGCGGGGCTGGCCCGGCTGGATCGGTTCAACCTGTCGCGCACGCCGAATTTCGAACCCCGCCGGGGCGCGGCCGTGCCCAGTTTCATTGCAGCCACCGGGGCGCCGCTGATCTGCCTGCCGATCAAGGGCGGGCCCGAAGCGCAGCTGCGCGGCTGGCTGGCGGCGTTGGGCGACACGCCCGGCCTGGCCGAAGGGATGAACCAGAAGGCGCTGAAACAGTGGCAAAAGGCCAATCCCGGCGCCCGCAGCTTTACCGTGCTGCGCCATCCGCTGGCCCGCGCCCATGCCGCCTTTGCCGAGCGCATCCTGTCTGGCGCCGCGGGCGAGGTGCGGGGCGTGCTGAAACGCGCCTGGAAGATCGACCTGCCGCCGCCCGACAGGCTGCACAAGCTGACACCCGAGGCGCAGGCCGAGGCTTTCCTGAAATTCCTGGGCTTTCTCAAGGGCAATCTGGCCGGCCAGACATCGGTGCGGATTGATGCGTCCTGGGCCAGCCAGATGACGGTGATTCAGGGATTTTCCACCCAGCTGCCCCCCGACCTTATCCTGCGTGAAGATCGCTTGGCCGAAGGGCTGGCCTATCTGGCCACCGAAGCCGGCGTGCCCTGCCCGCCCCTGCCCGCCGCTGACCCGCTGCCCGGCCACCCGCTGGCCGCCATCCTGACCCCCGACCACGAAGCCGCCGCGCGCGAGGCCTATGGCCGCGACTACATGGCTTTCGGATTTGGCGATTGGGTGCCCTTCAGGTAA
- a CDS encoding NAD kinase → MTRARCRDPSPEAALSRTIAFRASPAEQAQAALAVLTERHGQTPDYAADVIVALGGDGFMLETLHATQSLNLPVYGMNCGTIGFLMNAYAEDGLEARLDAAVEEVINPLAMKATTTGGQIVQGLAINEVSLLRAGPQAARLRILVDGRERMAELVCDGALLCTPAGSTAYNYSAHGPILPIGSDVLALTAVAAFRPRRWRGALLPKTAVVRFEVLEVAKRPVMADADGKSVRDVLTVEIRSEPAIRHRILFDPGHGLEERLISEQFT, encoded by the coding sequence ATGACCCGCGCAAGATGCCGCGACCCAAGCCCGGAGGCCGCCTTGTCCCGCACCATCGCCTTCCGTGCCTCGCCTGCCGAACAGGCGCAGGCCGCGCTTGCGGTGCTGACCGAACGGCACGGCCAGACCCCGGACTATGCCGCCGATGTCATCGTGGCGCTGGGGGGCGATGGTTTCATGCTGGAAACCCTGCATGCGACCCAAAGCCTGAACCTGCCGGTCTATGGCATGAACTGCGGCACCATCGGGTTCCTGATGAACGCCTATGCCGAAGACGGGCTGGAGGCGCGGCTGGATGCCGCCGTCGAAGAGGTGATCAACCCCCTGGCGATGAAGGCGACCACGACCGGCGGCCAGATCGTGCAGGGACTGGCCATCAACGAGGTGTCGCTGCTGCGCGCGGGGCCGCAGGCGGCCAGGCTGCGCATTCTGGTGGACGGGCGCGAACGCATGGCGGAACTGGTCTGTGATGGCGCCCTGCTGTGCACGCCGGCCGGATCCACCGCCTACAACTATTCCGCCCACGGGCCGATCCTGCCCATCGGGTCCGATGTGCTGGCGCTGACCGCCGTCGCGGCCTTTCGCCCCCGTCGCTGGCGCGGGGCGCTGCTGCCCAAGACCGCCGTGGTCCGGTTCGAGGTGCTGGAGGTTGCCAAGCGCCCGGTGATGGCCGATGCCGACGGCAAGTCGGTGCGCGATGTTCTGACGGTGGAAATCCGGTCCGAACCCGCGATCCGCCACCGCATCCTGTTCGATCCCGGGCATGGGTTGGAAGAACGGCTGATTTCCGAACAGTTTACCTGA
- the glyA gene encoding serine hydroxymethyltransferase, with protein MTARDTGFFTQPLAERDADLFGAITKELGRQREEIELIASENIVSLAVLQAQGSVLTNKYAEGYPGKRYYGGCQYVDIAETLAIERAKELFDCKFANVQPNSGSQMNQAVFLALLKPGDTFMGLDLNSGGHLTHGSPVNMSGKWFNVISYGVRQQDQLLDMEDIRAKALEHKPKLIVAGGTAYSRVWDWAAFRAIADEVGAYLMVDMAHIAGLVAGGVHPSPIPHAHVCTTTTHKSLRGPRGGMILTNDEDIAKKINSAVFPGLQGGPLMHVIAAKAVAFGEALDPSFKAYAAQVKANAAAMADELMKGGIDIVSGGTDNHLCLADLRPKKVTGKAAEAALGRAHITCNKNGIPFDPEKPFVTSGIRLGSPAGTTRGFGEAEFRQIARWIVEVVDGLAAHGDAGNAEVEAKVRAEVTALCGKFPLYPTL; from the coding sequence ATGACCGCCCGCGATACCGGATTCTTCACCCAACCCCTTGCCGAGCGTGATGCCGACCTGTTCGGCGCGATCACCAAGGAACTCGGTCGCCAGCGCGAGGAGATCGAGCTGATCGCCTCGGAAAACATCGTCTCGCTGGCGGTGTTGCAAGCGCAGGGGTCGGTGCTGACCAACAAATATGCCGAAGGCTATCCGGGCAAGCGCTATTACGGCGGCTGCCAGTATGTCGACATCGCCGAAACGCTGGCGATCGAACGGGCGAAAGAGCTGTTCGACTGCAAGTTCGCCAACGTGCAGCCGAATTCGGGATCGCAGATGAACCAGGCGGTGTTCCTGGCGCTGCTGAAGCCGGGCGATACCTTCATGGGGCTGGATCTGAACTCGGGCGGGCACCTGACGCATGGCTCGCCGGTGAACATGTCGGGCAAGTGGTTCAACGTGATCAGCTACGGCGTGCGCCAGCAGGACCAGTTGCTGGATATGGAAGACATCCGCGCCAAGGCGCTGGAACACAAGCCCAAGCTGATCGTGGCCGGCGGCACCGCCTATAGCCGCGTCTGGGACTGGGCCGCCTTCCGCGCCATCGCCGACGAGGTGGGGGCATATCTGATGGTCGACATGGCGCATATCGCCGGTCTGGTGGCGGGTGGCGTCCACCCCTCGCCCATTCCGCATGCCCATGTCTGCACCACCACCACGCACAAGTCGCTGCGCGGCCCGCGTGGCGGGATGATCCTGACCAATGACGAGGACATCGCGAAAAAGATCAACTCGGCGGTGTTCCCCGGCCTGCAAGGCGGCCCGCTGATGCATGTGATCGCCGCCAAGGCCGTCGCTTTTGGCGAGGCGCTGGATCCGTCGTTCAAGGCCTATGCGGCGCAGGTCAAGGCCAATGCCGCCGCCATGGCGGACGAGCTGATGAAGGGCGGCATCGACATCGTATCGGGCGGCACCGACAACCACCTGTGCCTGGCCGACCTGCGGCCCAAGAAGGTCACCGGCAAGGCGGCCGAGGCGGCGCTGGGACGCGCCCATATCACCTGCAACAAGAACGGCATCCCGTTCGACCCGGAAAAACCGTTCGTCACCAGCGGGATCCGTCTGGGCAGCCCGGCCGGCACCACCCGCGGTTTCGGCGAAGCCGAATTCCGCCAGATCGCCCGCTGGATCGTCGAGGTCGTCGACGGCCTTGCCGCCCATGGCGATGCCGGCAATGCCGAGGTCGAGGCCAAGGTGCGTGCCGAAGTGACCGCGCTTTGCGGCAAGTTCCCGCTGTATCCCACGCTGTAA
- a CDS encoding class I SAM-dependent methyltransferase has product MTDITAATSGTFSKYAQVYDADRRPLVPGYDELYGTGLRLIADETQGRPLRVLDLGAGTGLFAGMALEALNVSALHLVDASAAMLDGARKRFAGDARVSYAVDDLVTMDLGSGWDVVISALAIHHLEDAAKRDLYARIRVALVPGGRFVNAEQVAGPTPAQEDRYVRFWKADVQARGVDDAGLAASLDRQRHDRCAPTGTQLDWLREVGFAEVDCPFQLWRFAVLTGRA; this is encoded by the coding sequence ATGACCGACATCACCGCCGCCACCAGCGGCACATTCTCGAAATACGCGCAGGTCTATGATGCCGACCGCCGGCCGCTGGTGCCGGGCTATGACGAACTGTATGGCACCGGCCTGCGGCTGATCGCCGATGAAACGCAGGGCCGCCCGTTGCGCGTGCTGGATCTGGGCGCCGGGACGGGGCTGTTTGCCGGCATGGCGCTGGAGGCGCTGAACGTCTCGGCGCTGCATCTGGTCGATGCCTCGGCCGCGATGCTGGACGGCGCGCGCAAGCGGTTCGCGGGGGATGCCCGGGTCAGCTATGCGGTGGACGATCTGGTCACGATGGATCTGGGCAGCGGCTGGGATGTGGTGATCTCGGCCCTGGCGATCCACCATCTGGAGGATGCAGCCAAGCGCGATCTTTACGCCCGGATCCGGGTGGCGCTGGTGCCGGGCGGGCGGTTCGTGAATGCCGAACAGGTGGCCGGGCCGACCCCGGCGCAGGAAGACCGCTATGTCCGGTTCTGGAAGGCCGATGTGCAGGCGCGCGGGGTGGACGATGCGGGGCTGGCCGCATCGCTGGACCGGCAGCGGCACGACCGCTGCGCCCCGACCGGCACCCAGCTGGACTGGCTGCGGGAGGTCGGGTTCGCCGAGGTGGACTGCCCGTTCCAGCTGTGGCGCTTTGCGGTGCTGACCGGGCGGGCCTGA
- a CDS encoding HNH endonuclease, which produces MSDPVCPLCLRPIPANVPQSLHHLVPKLKGGARGPVVLMHHICHREIHATLTEAELARAYATPEALRAHPRLAKFAAWVARRPPGFTSRVPGRRR; this is translated from the coding sequence ATGAGCGATCCGGTCTGTCCGCTGTGCCTGCGGCCGATCCCGGCGAATGTGCCGCAATCGCTGCACCATCTGGTGCCGAAGCTGAAGGGCGGCGCCAGGGGGCCGGTCGTGCTGATGCACCATATCTGCCACCGGGAAATCCATGCCACGCTGACCGAGGCCGAGCTGGCCCGCGCCTATGCCACGCCCGAGGCGCTGCGCGCCCATCCCCGGCTGGCGAAATTCGCCGCCTGGGTGGCCCGGCGCCCGCCCGGCTTTACCTCGCGGGTGCCGGGGCGGCGGCGCTAG